A region from the Flavobacteriales bacterium genome encodes:
- a CDS encoding gliding motility-associated C-terminal domain-containing protein: MGAPRSRSLWRKAAVVLCCLFFGAGVAQPATYYFNSGPIPQCDTSVFTANVSGIGFIQPYGTPWGFSLTGLGINITTDHPQTLQITLTSPVGTDLLLSAFNGAGGQNYTGTVFNPGGWPPNITTGTAPFTGSWTPQGGNFDVFDFEWGDGTWTITVVDTACANGGTGPNGTWTPGWFDGNGQNGGFDISFFAPMCPGGIPWGTSTVCAGGTVDIMSYYQPSGYTISVMDPWFQPVADPYAVSVAGSYYVDAYDPWDGCWYSAFFEVNIIQPPALGPNVSTSLCTGAQAVDLTSFFALQGTTTDWTLNGTPISNATAAAAYAPGVYQLIASAGNGCSDTADVTLSVLPSPSLGPDQSADVCLGGTIDLTTFYTTAGLTTTWTFAGSVVPDPTAVDLDGLYQLVGVNSDGCGDTAVVALVVHYPPALGPDQTVNLCDGSSIDLTTLFNTAGTVSTWYQGGAAIAPPVNTTSAGSFTLAASDPFGCSDTADVVILVDPSPVLGPDQVHQICNGLAFDLNSAYSTVGLSTTWTFGGAPVADPTAAALPGNYQLVATNAAGCGDTAVVTLSNQAPFSLGPDASDDICQGGTSDLTAFFITTGYTTQWTLAGVPVADPAQVDAPGAYMLVAADPNACSDTAFVTVVTHANPVVGPDQATTICSGGQADLTALFNTNGYTVAWYSGGVAVAAPTNATSAGAYELVVADTFGCSDTAVAQLTVDPVPVLGPDLSQQACNGVPFDLTTAYSTTGLLAAWTLNGAAVADPSAVSLAGSYQLVATNSFGCTDTALVALAFNANPSAGPDQSFQLCPWQSVDLTALYALGGLAATYTVGGIPVSDPTAVADSGTYMVEVTDANGCTGTATVLVDTVHCLCEAHIVSEAHCVQDPAYFSVLADSVLIDVQWDFGGGAGNTQAFNPEVFYTSEGTAYVTLQATLSCGVVTVVDTIDLDDCTDSCGVFVPNAFTPDGDAVNDVWTMHSECLPEAYLIYIFNRWGELIHTGTDPRSPWDGTYNGDIVQDGVYPYRLVYRMPYQEDHRIFGHVTVLR; encoded by the coding sequence ATGGGAGCCCCCCGGTCCAGAAGCCTTTGGCGCAAAGCGGCCGTGGTACTGTGCTGCCTGTTTTTTGGGGCGGGTGTTGCCCAGCCCGCTACTTATTACTTCAACAGCGGGCCCATCCCGCAATGCGATACGAGCGTCTTCACCGCCAATGTGTCGGGCATCGGGTTCATTCAACCGTACGGCACCCCTTGGGGATTTTCGCTCACCGGCTTGGGCATCAACATCACCACGGACCATCCGCAGACCCTGCAGATCACCCTGACGTCTCCGGTCGGCACCGACCTGTTGCTCTCCGCCTTCAATGGTGCGGGTGGTCAGAACTACACTGGAACGGTGTTCAACCCGGGGGGCTGGCCGCCGAACATCACGACAGGAACAGCGCCCTTCACCGGAAGCTGGACACCCCAGGGTGGGAACTTCGATGTGTTCGATTTCGAATGGGGCGATGGTACGTGGACCATCACCGTCGTTGATACGGCATGCGCGAACGGAGGCACCGGACCGAACGGTACCTGGACACCCGGTTGGTTCGACGGCAATGGTCAGAACGGTGGGTTTGACATCTCGTTTTTCGCGCCCATGTGCCCGGGCGGTATTCCATGGGGGACCTCGACGGTCTGTGCCGGTGGCACGGTCGATATCATGTCCTACTACCAGCCGTCCGGATACACCATCAGTGTGATGGACCCCTGGTTCCAACCCGTTGCGGACCCATACGCTGTTTCGGTCGCGGGGAGCTACTACGTTGATGCCTACGACCCATGGGACGGCTGTTGGTACTCGGCCTTTTTCGAGGTGAACATCATTCAACCGCCTGCATTAGGACCGAACGTCAGCACCTCCCTCTGCACAGGCGCTCAAGCTGTGGACCTGACTTCCTTCTTTGCATTGCAAGGCACAACGACCGATTGGACGCTCAACGGAACACCGATCAGCAACGCAACGGCAGCTGCGGCCTACGCTCCGGGTGTGTACCAGCTGATCGCCTCAGCCGGCAACGGTTGCAGCGACACGGCTGATGTTACGCTCTCCGTTCTGCCATCCCCATCACTCGGGCCGGACCAAAGCGCCGATGTCTGCCTCGGCGGAACCATTGACCTGACAACGTTCTACACCACCGCCGGGCTCACCACCACGTGGACGTTCGCCGGCAGCGTTGTACCGGACCCGACCGCAGTTGATCTCGATGGTTTGTACCAGCTTGTAGGTGTGAACTCGGACGGATGTGGCGACACGGCGGTGGTTGCCTTGGTGGTACATTATCCGCCGGCCCTCGGGCCTGATCAGACGGTGAACCTGTGCGACGGCAGTTCCATCGACTTGACCACGTTGTTCAACACGGCGGGCACCGTCTCCACTTGGTATCAGGGTGGTGCAGCCATTGCGCCGCCTGTGAACACCACATCAGCTGGCTCGTTCACGCTGGCGGCCAGCGACCCGTTCGGTTGCAGCGACACGGCCGACGTGGTCATTTTGGTTGATCCTTCACCGGTGCTCGGCCCGGATCAGGTGCATCAGATCTGCAATGGCTTGGCGTTCGATCTGAACAGTGCATACAGCACCGTGGGCCTCTCGACCACTTGGACCTTTGGCGGAGCACCCGTTGCTGATCCCACCGCCGCTGCACTTCCGGGGAACTACCAACTGGTGGCCACGAATGCAGCAGGATGCGGCGACACGGCCGTCGTAACGCTCAGCAACCAAGCACCGTTCTCGCTGGGGCCTGATGCGAGCGACGATATCTGCCAGGGTGGAACGAGCGATCTAACGGCCTTCTTCATCACCACCGGTTACACCACCCAATGGACACTGGCCGGTGTGCCTGTTGCGGATCCGGCCCAAGTGGATGCGCCAGGTGCATACATGCTGGTGGCGGCCGATCCCAACGCATGCTCCGACACGGCGTTCGTAACGGTGGTAACGCATGCCAACCCGGTCGTTGGTCCAGACCAAGCGACCACCATTTGCAGTGGTGGACAGGCGGATCTTACGGCGCTGTTCAACACCAACGGATATACGGTCGCCTGGTATAGCGGAGGAGTGGCAGTGGCCGCACCCACCAATGCAACCTCTGCGGGTGCCTACGAGCTGGTGGTGGCCGACACCTTTGGATGCAGCGATACGGCGGTGGCCCAGCTGACAGTGGACCCCGTTCCTGTGCTCGGTCCTGACCTGTCGCAGCAAGCATGCAACGGTGTGCCTTTCGACCTCACCACCGCATACAGCACGACAGGCCTGCTTGCAGCGTGGACCCTGAACGGCGCAGCGGTTGCCGACCCGAGCGCAGTGAGCCTGGCGGGCAGCTATCAATTGGTGGCCACCAACAGTTTCGGTTGCACCGACACGGCGCTGGTCGCACTGGCCTTCAACGCGAACCCGTCTGCAGGGCCTGACCAATCGTTCCAGTTGTGCCCGTGGCAGAGCGTCGACCTCACCGCGCTCTATGCGCTGGGCGGACTGGCGGCCACCTACACGGTGGGTGGTATACCGGTGAGCGACCCGACAGCCGTGGCGGACAGCGGCACGTACATGGTTGAAGTGACCGATGCCAACGGATGCACCGGCACGGCCACGGTGTTGGTGGACACGGTGCACTGCCTCTGCGAAGCGCACATCGTGAGCGAAGCCCATTGCGTGCAGGACCCGGCGTATTTCAGTGTGCTGGCCGACTCAGTGCTCATTGATGTGCAGTGGGATTTCGGTGGCGGCGCAGGCAACACTCAAGCGTTCAACCCCGAGGTCTTCTACACCAGCGAAGGAACCGCCTATGTGACCCTGCAAGCAACGCTGAGCTGTGGCGTGGTAACGGTGGTCGACACCATCGACCTGGACGATTGCACCGACTCCTGCGGTGTCTTCGTGCCCAATGCCTTCACCCCGGACGGCGACGCGGTGAACGACGTATGGACCATGCACAGCGAGTGTTTGCCCGAAGCGTACCTGATCTACATCTTCAACCGTTGGGGTGAACTGATCCACACTGGCACCGATCCGCGCAGCCCTTGGGACGGCACGTACAACGGCGACATCGTGCAGGACGGTGTGTATCCGTACCGCCTCGTGTACCGCATGCCGTACCAGGAGGACCACAGGATCTTCGGACATGTGACGGTGCTGAGGTAA
- a CDS encoding DNA gyrase/topoisomerase IV subunit A: protein MSDEKDDLNNLPEENGNGHVQPEHKGVPGEGGAAFSVSGMYREWFLDYASYVILERAVPALNDGLKPVQRRILHAMKVLDDGRYNKVANIIGHTMQYHPHGDASIGDALVQLGQKDIVIDPQGNWGNVLTGDSAAAPRYIEARLSKFALEVVFNGKTTEWQSSYDGRNKEPVHLPVKFPLLLAQGAEGIAVGLSCKMLPHNFNELCDASVAVLKGKRPKLMPDFPTGGLADCENYNDGERGGRVRVRARIRKEDNKTLVISEIPFGTTTASLIESIVKANEKGKIKVRHIEDNTAENVEITIHLAAGVSPDNTIDALYAFTDCEVSIAPNACVIENEKPRFLSVSDLLQISTENTLHLLKRELEIRLNELNEQWHFASLERIFIEKKVYRRIEEAESWEEVMATIHKGLKPHVKDLMRDVTDDDVVRLTEIKIKRISKFDSFKADELIRGLEDAIDVVKDKLDNLVDHAVDWFKELKKKYGAGRERKTELRAFENIVATKVAVANRKLYVDKAEGFMGWSLRNNEFVEECSEIDDIIVFRADGKMMVTKVADKKFVGKDVLHIGVWKKNDERTIYHMIYQDGTQGAYYMKRFAATGVTRDKEYDLTKGTEKSKVLYFTAHPDGRAEKVMVHLRPKPNLRKTKFDVDFASLGVKGRSSQGNLLTRYMIHKVTQLEVGGSTLGAIPIWYDETVRRMNDTGHGRYLGRFAGDDKVLCITKSGQYMLLPYALSTHFPDDALTVVKHREGMVLSVIYFEGDKKLHHVKRFAIEPARDPVLFISEHPDSRLDLHSLVDLPRVHVSYDQRSAQKAYETIDLDKFIGVKGVKAIGNRLSPFKVKDLELLDPVFIPMTPELEERQQMLISDDEVGNLEAPEEEDLEESPMARLKRQEIELENMERHPDDPLLGKSPGKQTKLGLE from the coding sequence ATGAGCGACGAGAAAGACGACTTGAACAACCTGCCGGAAGAGAACGGCAACGGCCACGTGCAGCCCGAACACAAAGGTGTGCCGGGCGAGGGCGGTGCTGCCTTCAGCGTGAGCGGCATGTACCGCGAATGGTTCCTCGACTATGCCAGCTATGTGATCCTGGAGCGCGCCGTGCCTGCGCTGAACGATGGCCTGAAGCCCGTGCAGCGCCGCATACTGCACGCCATGAAGGTGCTGGACGATGGCCGGTACAACAAGGTGGCCAACATCATCGGCCACACCATGCAGTACCACCCGCACGGCGATGCCAGCATCGGCGACGCGTTGGTGCAACTCGGGCAGAAGGATATCGTCATCGACCCGCAAGGGAACTGGGGCAACGTGCTCACCGGCGACAGTGCCGCGGCACCGCGTTACATCGAAGCGCGACTTTCCAAGTTCGCTTTGGAGGTGGTCTTCAACGGCAAGACCACCGAGTGGCAGTCGAGCTACGACGGCCGCAACAAGGAGCCAGTGCACCTGCCAGTGAAGTTCCCGTTGCTGCTGGCGCAAGGCGCCGAGGGCATTGCCGTGGGCCTCAGCTGCAAGATGCTGCCGCACAACTTCAACGAGCTGTGCGACGCCAGCGTGGCCGTGCTCAAGGGCAAGCGCCCCAAGCTCATGCCCGACTTCCCCACGGGCGGCCTGGCCGATTGCGAGAACTACAACGACGGCGAGCGCGGCGGCCGCGTGCGCGTGCGGGCCCGCATCCGCAAGGAGGACAACAAGACGCTCGTCATTTCTGAGATCCCCTTCGGCACCACCACGGCCAGCCTCATCGAGAGCATCGTGAAGGCCAATGAGAAGGGCAAGATCAAGGTGCGCCACATCGAGGACAATACGGCAGAGAACGTGGAGATCACCATCCACCTGGCGGCCGGTGTAAGCCCGGACAATACCATCGACGCGCTCTACGCCTTCACCGATTGCGAGGTGAGCATCGCGCCGAACGCCTGCGTCATCGAGAACGAGAAGCCGCGGTTCCTCAGCGTGAGCGACCTCCTGCAGATCAGCACCGAGAACACGCTGCACCTGCTGAAGCGCGAGCTGGAGATCCGCCTGAACGAGCTCAACGAGCAGTGGCACTTCGCCTCCCTGGAGCGCATCTTCATCGAGAAGAAGGTGTACCGCCGCATTGAAGAAGCCGAGAGCTGGGAGGAGGTGATGGCGACGATCCACAAGGGCCTGAAGCCGCACGTGAAGGACCTGATGCGCGACGTCACGGACGACGACGTGGTGCGCCTCACGGAGATCAAGATCAAGCGCATCAGCAAGTTCGACAGCTTCAAGGCCGACGAGCTGATCCGCGGCCTGGAGGACGCCATCGACGTGGTGAAGGACAAGCTGGACAACTTGGTGGACCACGCCGTTGATTGGTTCAAGGAGCTGAAGAAGAAGTACGGCGCGGGCCGCGAGCGCAAGACCGAACTGCGCGCCTTCGAGAACATCGTCGCAACGAAAGTGGCTGTGGCCAACCGCAAGCTCTACGTGGACAAGGCCGAAGGCTTCATGGGCTGGAGCCTGCGCAACAACGAGTTCGTGGAGGAGTGCAGCGAGATCGACGACATCATCGTGTTCCGCGCCGACGGCAAAATGATGGTGACGAAAGTCGCGGACAAGAAGTTCGTGGGAAAGGATGTGCTGCACATCGGAGTGTGGAAGAAGAACGATGAGCGCACCATTTACCACATGATCTACCAGGACGGCACGCAGGGCGCCTACTACATGAAGCGCTTCGCCGCCACGGGCGTTACGCGCGACAAGGAGTACGACCTGACCAAGGGAACGGAAAAGAGCAAAGTGCTCTACTTCACTGCGCACCCCGACGGCCGCGCGGAAAAGGTGATGGTGCACCTGCGCCCGAAGCCGAACCTGCGCAAAACGAAATTCGACGTGGACTTCGCGTCGCTGGGCGTGAAGGGCCGCAGCAGCCAGGGCAACCTGCTCACGCGTTACATGATCCACAAGGTGACGCAGTTGGAAGTAGGAGGCAGCACCTTGGGCGCCATTCCCATCTGGTACGACGAGACCGTACGCCGCATGAACGACACCGGTCACGGCCGCTACCTGGGCCGTTTCGCCGGCGACGACAAGGTGCTGTGCATCACCAAGAGCGGGCAGTACATGCTGCTGCCGTACGCGCTCAGCACGCACTTCCCCGATGATGCCCTCACCGTGGTGAAGCACCGCGAAGGCATGGTGCTTTCAGTGATCTACTTCGAAGGTGACAAGAAGCTGCACCACGTGAAGCGCTTCGCCATTGAACCCGCGCGCGACCCGGTGCTCTTCATCAGCGAACACCCCGACAGCCGCCTCGACCTCCACAGCCTCGTCGATCTTCCTCGTGTGCACGTGAGCTACGACCAGCGCAGCGCGCAGAAAGCCTACGAGACCATCGACCTCGACAAGTTCATCGGTGTGAAAGGCGTGAAAGCCATCGGTAACCGCCTGAGCCCGTTCAAGGTAAAGGACCTGGAGCTGTTGGACCCCGTCTTCATTCCAATGACGCCCGAACTGGAGGAGCGCCAGCAGATGCTCATCTCCGATGATGAGGTGGGCAACCTGGAGGCACCCGAAGAAGAGGATCTGGAGGAAAGCCCGATGGCCCGCCTGAAACGGCAGGAGATCGAGCTGGAGAACATGGAACGCCACCCCGACGATCCGCTGCTCGGCAAAAGCCCCGGCAAGCAGACGAAGCTGGGGTTGGAGTAG
- a CDS encoding type IIA DNA topoisomerase subunit B, protein MSTVDYSEEDIKSLDWKEHIRLRPGMYIGKLGDGSSYDDGIYILLKEVLDNCIDEFVMGHGKKVEVTIEGTRVTVRDYGRGVPLGKVIDVVSKINTGAKYDSKAFKKSVGLNGVGTKAVNALSSYFRIDSARDGELKMAEFDRGVLRKDNKLVKTTEPNGTKVVFEPDEKMFHHFQFREPHIERLLWNYCYLNTGLTIHYNGQKFQSKNGLLDLLQVKMDGEPLYPIIHLVGDDIEVAMTHANHYGEEYYSFVNGQHTTQGGTHQGAFREAVAKVIKDYFKKDWEAGDVRTGIVAAVSVKVIEPVFESQTKTKLGSLEIEPGGQSMRSFVGDFLARQLDNYLHKTPETTQALQEKILASERERKELTGIRKLARERAKKASLHNRKLRDCRIHLSDPKNEPRKQETTLFITEGDSASGSITKSRDVNTQAVFSLKGKPLNCFGLTKKVVYENEEFNLVQAALDIEDGMDGLRYNRIVIATDADVDGMHIRLLLMTFFLQFFPDLVKNDHLYILQTPLFRVRNKKETIYCYSDEERQLAIRKLGRNPEITRFKGLGEISPDEFKHFIGPDIRLEPVMITKDAGVQDLLDFYMGKNTPQRQEFIIGNLKVEKDLVEAEEPAAAAKSELEAEEVEA, encoded by the coding sequence ATGAGCACAGTGGATTACAGCGAGGAGGACATCAAGTCGCTCGATTGGAAAGAGCACATCCGCCTGCGTCCGGGCATGTACATCGGCAAGCTCGGCGACGGCAGCAGCTACGACGACGGCATCTACATCCTGCTGAAGGAGGTGCTGGACAACTGCATCGACGAGTTCGTGATGGGCCACGGCAAGAAAGTGGAGGTCACCATCGAGGGAACGCGCGTTACCGTGCGCGACTACGGCCGCGGCGTACCGCTGGGCAAGGTGATCGATGTGGTGAGCAAGATCAACACCGGCGCCAAGTACGACAGCAAGGCCTTCAAGAAGAGCGTGGGCCTGAACGGCGTGGGTACCAAGGCGGTGAACGCGCTGAGTTCCTACTTCCGTATTGACAGCGCGCGCGACGGCGAGTTGAAGATGGCCGAATTCGACCGCGGCGTGCTGCGCAAGGACAACAAGCTGGTGAAGACGACCGAGCCGAACGGCACCAAAGTGGTGTTCGAGCCGGACGAGAAGATGTTCCACCACTTCCAGTTCCGCGAGCCGCACATCGAGCGTTTGCTGTGGAACTACTGCTACCTGAACACCGGCCTTACCATCCACTACAACGGCCAGAAGTTCCAGAGCAAGAACGGCCTGCTGGACCTGTTGCAAGTGAAGATGGACGGCGAACCGCTTTACCCCATCATCCACCTCGTCGGCGACGATATCGAGGTGGCCATGACCCACGCCAACCACTACGGCGAGGAGTACTACAGCTTCGTGAACGGCCAGCACACCACCCAGGGCGGCACGCACCAAGGGGCCTTCCGCGAGGCGGTGGCCAAGGTCATCAAGGACTACTTCAAGAAGGACTGGGAGGCCGGCGACGTGCGCACCGGCATCGTGGCCGCCGTTAGCGTGAAGGTGATCGAACCCGTGTTCGAGAGCCAGACGAAGACCAAGCTCGGCTCGTTGGAGATCGAACCCGGTGGCCAGAGCATGCGCTCTTTCGTCGGCGATTTCCTGGCCCGGCAACTGGACAACTACCTGCACAAGACCCCGGAGACAACCCAAGCCCTGCAGGAGAAGATCCTCGCCAGCGAGCGCGAGCGCAAAGAGCTCACGGGCATCCGCAAGCTGGCCCGCGAACGCGCCAAAAAGGCCAGCCTGCACAACCGCAAACTGCGCGACTGCCGCATCCACCTCAGCGACCCGAAGAACGAGCCGCGCAAGCAGGAAACCACGCTCTTCATCACCGAGGGCGACAGCGCGAGCGGCAGCATCACCAAGAGCCGTGATGTGAACACGCAAGCGGTCTTCAGCCTGAAGGGCAAGCCGCTCAACTGCTTCGGCCTTACCAAGAAGGTGGTGTACGAGAACGAGGAATTCAACTTGGTGCAGGCCGCGCTGGACATCGAGGACGGCATGGACGGTCTGCGCTACAACCGCATCGTCATCGCCACCGATGCCGACGTGGACGGCATGCACATCCGGCTGCTGCTGATGACCTTTTTCCTGCAGTTCTTCCCCGACCTGGTGAAGAACGACCACCTCTACATCCTGCAGACGCCGCTCTTCCGCGTGCGCAATAAGAAGGAGACCATCTACTGCTACAGCGACGAGGAACGCCAGCTTGCCATCCGCAAGCTGGGCCGCAATCCTGAGATCACCCGCTTCAAAGGCTTGGGCGAGATCAGCCCCGATGAGTTCAAGCACTTCATCGGTCCCGACATCCGCTTGGAACCCGTGATGATCACCAAGGATGCCGGTGTGCAGGACCTGCTCGACTTCTACATGGGCAAGAACACCCCGCAGCGCCAAGAGTTCATCATCGGCAACCTGAAGGTGGAAAAGGACCTTGTGGAAGCCGAGGAACCAGCGGCAGCAGCGAAGAGCGAACTGGAGGCTGAGGAGGTTGAGGCATGA
- a CDS encoding carboxypeptidase-like regulatory domain-containing protein: protein MPGVILVLGLLLLPFVSSAQRTRIYGRVVDAETREPLAFAQALFQGTTIGADADSAGRFFLETGRDVDSLVVTMFGYHPETLPIADGVTEELDIELFSSTKELAEARIVAVREPAAWRILRKVIANKPNNRPDRLRAYEYEVYHRVRFDLNQFTEKVKRNVLLRPFDYIWDYADTTADGVNYLPILLTESSEEHFYRKEPPARKDIVQGRRTVKFFRAPRISEFVEDMYIDPDIYENYVVILEHAFPSPINDHYKRNYDHTLHDSIYTIDGFNCHRIDFKPKGRSDVAFAGTMYIHDSTYAVVRVDLTFSIEANINFVRNYWLRYNYQRVEDRQWFLHKSQVLADFTVVENSKEMTGFFGRKTSVVQGIVMDQPRGNDFYAGVDPVVMDAKAFERDSTWWEQARATPLTAEEKDVEEMVGRMNSDPKWTRLVDASKVIGEGWLPARKLDIGNVWSFYSYNTVEGHRAKLGLRTTDRLSKRYDLIGHIAYGFNDERWKGGLEARYHLLPVRSGSSTDVVTSSAVEKRHRDPNARWTLGARYRHDLVQQGRTPYMIALDHVLTSFIRIAGDERRMLVEESEGWLERQWFTGFSSRAGVYQSRMSPLGFDFRSTNLEGDTLALGEVTSASVKLSLRLAWGAQELPADLNDANRRLFFLKYPMLTFEFQGGMKGFLEGDYDHQRYTVRVEHQLRANKWGYLNIIAEGGTVQGQVPFPLLYTPGGNPLLLNDDHAFNLMNYLEFVSDEHASLMLEHHFEGFFLNKVPLLRRLKLREFIIGKAFYGTLRAENRTGPYLLHEGSSVLATPYYEFGFGIENILKLARVDFIWRTDHLGGDDVLPFIVKPSFYLRF, encoded by the coding sequence ATGCCCGGGGTAATACTGGTGCTTGGTCTGCTCCTATTGCCCTTTGTTTCCAGCGCTCAGCGCACGCGCATATACGGTCGCGTGGTCGATGCCGAAACCCGCGAGCCGCTGGCCTTCGCCCAAGCTCTTTTCCAAGGCACCACCATCGGCGCCGATGCCGACAGCGCCGGTCGCTTCTTTCTGGAGACCGGTCGCGATGTGGATTCGCTGGTGGTGACCATGTTCGGCTACCATCCGGAGACGCTGCCCATTGCGGACGGTGTGACCGAAGAGCTGGACATCGAACTTTTCTCGTCGACCAAGGAACTCGCCGAGGCGCGTATCGTGGCCGTGCGCGAACCGGCTGCTTGGCGCATCCTTCGGAAGGTCATCGCCAACAAGCCCAACAACCGCCCCGATAGGTTGAGGGCATACGAATACGAGGTCTATCACCGCGTCCGCTTCGATCTGAACCAGTTCACGGAGAAGGTGAAACGCAACGTTCTGCTGCGGCCCTTCGACTACATCTGGGACTATGCGGATACCACGGCCGATGGCGTCAACTACCTGCCCATCCTGCTCACGGAAAGCAGCGAAGAGCACTTCTACCGCAAAGAGCCGCCTGCCCGCAAGGACATCGTGCAAGGCCGCCGAACGGTGAAGTTCTTCCGTGCACCGCGCATCAGCGAGTTCGTGGAGGACATGTACATCGACCCGGACATCTACGAGAACTACGTGGTGATACTGGAGCACGCTTTCCCCAGTCCCATCAACGACCATTACAAGCGCAACTACGACCACACGCTGCACGACAGCATCTACACCATCGACGGGTTCAACTGCCACCGCATCGACTTCAAACCGAAGGGCCGCAGCGATGTGGCGTTCGCCGGCACGATGTACATCCACGACAGCACGTACGCCGTGGTGCGAGTGGACCTGACGTTCAGCATTGAGGCCAACATCAATTTCGTGCGCAACTACTGGTTGCGTTACAACTACCAGCGGGTGGAAGACCGGCAGTGGTTCCTGCACAAGAGCCAAGTGCTGGCCGACTTCACGGTGGTGGAGAACAGCAAGGAGATGACGGGGTTTTTCGGGCGCAAGACGTCGGTAGTGCAAGGCATCGTGATGGACCAACCGCGCGGCAACGACTTCTACGCTGGTGTGGATCCAGTGGTGATGGATGCAAAGGCGTTCGAGCGCGACAGCACGTGGTGGGAGCAGGCGCGGGCCACACCGCTGACCGCAGAGGAGAAGGACGTGGAAGAGATGGTGGGCCGCATGAACAGCGACCCGAAGTGGACGCGCTTGGTGGATGCAAGCAAGGTCATCGGGGAGGGGTGGCTGCCCGCTAGGAAGCTCGACATCGGCAACGTGTGGTCGTTCTATAGCTACAACACCGTGGAGGGCCACCGCGCGAAGCTCGGTTTGAGGACCACCGATCGGCTGAGCAAGCGCTACGACCTCATCGGTCACATTGCCTACGGCTTCAATGACGAACGTTGGAAGGGTGGTCTGGAAGCGCGTTACCATCTCCTGCCGGTCAGGTCGGGTTCATCAACCGATGTTGTCACTTCGAGCGCAGTCGAGAAGCGACATCGCGACCCGAATGCCCGCTGGACCCTCGGTGCGCGCTACCGGCATGACCTGGTGCAGCAAGGCCGCACGCCGTACATGATCGCACTGGACCATGTGCTCACGTCGTTCATCCGCATCGCTGGTGACGAGCGCCGCATGTTGGTGGAGGAAAGCGAAGGCTGGCTGGAGCGTCAGTGGTTCACCGGGTTCAGCAGCAGGGCAGGGGTGTACCAAAGCCGAATGTCGCCGCTCGGTTTCGACTTCCGCAGCACCAACCTGGAAGGTGACACGCTTGCCCTCGGCGAGGTGACCAGTGCCAGCGTGAAGCTCTCGCTACGGTTGGCTTGGGGCGCACAGGAATTGCCTGCCGACCTGAACGATGCGAACCGGAGGCTCTTCTTCCTGAAGTACCCGATGCTCACGTTCGAATTCCAAGGCGGAATGAAGGGGTTTCTGGAAGGCGACTACGACCATCAGAGGTACACGGTCCGGGTGGAGCATCAACTTCGGGCCAACAAATGGGGCTACCTCAACATCATTGCCGAGGGCGGGACGGTACAAGGGCAGGTGCCTTTTCCGCTGCTGTACACGCCTGGCGGCAACCCGCTATTGCTCAACGACGACCACGCGTTCAACCTGATGAACTACTTGGAGTTCGTCAGCGATGAGCACGCATCGCTCATGCTGGAACACCACTTCGAGGGGTTCTTTCTGAACAAGGTGCCGCTGTTACGCAGGCTGAAACTGCGCGAGTTCATCATCGGCAAGGCGTTCTACGGAACGCTCAGGGCTGAGAACCGCACCGGCCCTTATCTCTTGCACGAAGGCTCCAGCGTGCTGGCCACGCCGTACTATGAGTTCGGCTTCGGCATCGAGAACATCCTGAAGCTGGCGCGTGTGGACTTCATCTGGCGAACGGACCACCTGGGCGGGGATGACGTGCTGCCGTTCATCGTGAAACCGTCTTTCTACCTGCGGTTCTAG